Genomic segment of Mastomys coucha isolate ucsf_1 unplaced genomic scaffold, UCSF_Mcou_1 pScaffold5, whole genome shotgun sequence:
TCATTAAAAGCCTTAATTAAGACCATTTGATGACCAAGCATATTGCATAAATTTTTATCATACTCGCTTAGCAAACATttgatctgtttgtgttttctttggctttAGTTGTAAAGTAGATAGTATGTATAATTTAAACAATGATGCATGTAGgagagttgttgttgttgttttgattcacTGTTATTAGAAGGACCACAAATGAAATAAAGGTACTGGATGAAGactgtatttattgattttaaaaaaaaaaagttttatttctgtttaagaAGATTAAGTAAGCCCTTTCCTTGTAGGTAAAATGACCACGGATTTTCATTGGAAATTAATGTATACAGACTCACAAACCTTCCACCAGCACAAGTCCTTAGTGGCTCAAAGTTGAGCCCCTCCAGGGTTGGGGAATATACAAGTCACTGTATCTGGCTCTTTTGTAGAAGGCATTTCATTTATTTGCTGTGTACTTGAACTTGGTGTCCATAGTTAATGGGCCTCCTTAGATTATCCCAATGGGCAGTGAAATCTGGGATCCTCACCACTGAATTGCCCATATAACATGTATCTGTGCTTATTTTAGTTgtggacagaaaacaaaacaaaaatatgtttccaTAGCAGTAATTTAACTAATAgtacattttgtgtatgtgtgtgtgtgtgtgtgtgtgtgtgtgtgtgtgtgtgatttagaACCCCTGCATTTTGAACACAGTAGACTGAAATACCAAGCATCCTTCTGAATATTTTACATCCCTCTAGAACTCACAGGACTTAAACAACATTAATGACATGGAACAATAGAAAATCAAGCTTTGACTGCCAGGGACGGGGAATCACTATTATTAATTCACAATTACGTTTATATTACTCCTGTATCTCTTCTGTTTGGtagtttgttcttttaaaacaagtcTAGTCAGAAGACTCTATTCCATGTTGGTCTATTTTCATCAGTGGGGGTCTGTTGTATTTGATATGAGTCTTGCCTAGTATAATGAAGAGACAGCATTATTTCACTATGTAGTAATGGTTGAATATTACAGAGGATATAAATGCAGGCCATGTGGGCAGTTTAGTGGGGGAATTGCAAGTCTAAGGGTTCACTGGATTCTCCTGTGAACTTCTAAAAGTTGCTTGTACTCAGGCTAATTAACCGGATATTATTCAGGGCATGAGACTGAATTTGGCAGATTATAATACTCTGTGGCTGTCTCCCATGCAGCCAAACATAAGAAGCACAGGTTAGAGACTATGGTTATCTGTGTACTAGCCCACAATGAGAATATTACTCTGCCTACTTAAGTGAAGAAAAggtgctcatttttttttattttgtgatgtgTCTTTGAGCCCAGTACCTTGTGTGGTGCTAGGCAAGCCTTGTTCCAAAGCCCAaaagacatttattattattattattattattattattattattattattatcttatgtTTTGAAGTTATAATGCAATtatatcattttttctttgtgtatgtatgtttagtatatatataaatccttgaataaataaatttcagccagtatatgtatgtttttcaaGAATGACAATATGTTATTGGATAGCCAGTTGATGTGTTCTTCCATGGGAAAGATGATTCTCCCACTTAGATCATTCCTATGTTCACTGCACTGCTCTGTGTAAGGGAGACATCATGGGCTTTCCCCCATCCATGTTCATACTCTATTGCTGTTGTCTTTGTTCAACTCATGTTTAGGTAGCAATGTTGGTGAGACTCCATGGGTggagcttctgacattcctaggagtcACAATCTCATAGCTAACTCCCTAGCTATAACaatctttctacttcctctttaACAATGATTCCCCCAGCCTTAAGTACAGGAGTTATATTCTACATGTACCAGTTGGGACTGGGTTCTATAACTCCACTAGTAACTAAGAAATCTTCCTATGTGTGGTCATGTGGAAGCAGAGGTGTCCTTGTTACTGCAGTAATCCTGGGGAAACTCTTACCCAGGCCATACACTTATTTAAATCCTTCATCTTTTCAAGCTCCACAAATATGAGACTATGAGAAAAAGCCTGTAGACTAAGTATTGGCTGAGCATATGAATGTCATAAAAATATTGCAAAGGTCCTGGCCACTAAATAGTTCTAATTAAATAACTTAATAGTATTATTACACTGTTactccctgtctgtctgtttcttgaCCAACAGAAGATAGCAGAGGGACTGAAGCATTGCTCATTTTTGAAACATAATTCATCTAGCTAATTGGATGATTGCTCATGCCCTTTAAGCATTTGTCCTACAATAGATACTTATAAATATTCTATTTACATCTTATATATGCATAACAATCAAAcatttgcatatgtaaatatttaagaatgtatttaaatatgtgaatatttgatatgaatgtatatatcacatatgtattacacatatatcacatatgtaagtttgtataatatataatcacAAAACCTacccatgtgtatatatatatatatatatatatatatatatatacccatgtgtatatatatatacacatttatataagtatatacatgtataaaaggAGTATTCAGAAGAGAATCTAGTCCATCACTAGAAACATGAAACAGGAGAGTTTCCAGCTCAGATTCATCAGAAAAAGGACGTTTGGGCTTAAATTACCTTAAGTGGCAGTGCTACCTGATTATCAGATGTTGTTGCAAGGTCAATCTTGGAAAAGTTAGGGTTTGACTTCATATGCTCTATTAAGACAGTagacaaaaatggagagaaataatTCCATTGACCATAGCAGAGAAACCTGAATTTTGTGAGACACTTGAGGTCCGTGACCCACAGGAAAAATAGGCCCCATAAATGACTATTAAAGGTTTTCTGACAAAAGGAGGTTGTGGATAAACATTGACATTTCCCCATTCAGTTTCCCACTTGGAAATTGGTACAGCAAATGTAGGAGTCAGAGAAGGAAAACCTTTCTTTGTTCCTGTTTATGGTCTTGGTATTCAAATCCTTAGTACCCACTGTGGATAAGTTGTTGGAATAATGAATCTTTATCCACCAACATTACTAGAAACAATTTTAGGTCCTTAGTAATCATGATTATCTCAGGGCAGACAGTAGAGCCGTCCACCATGAGACTGAATCATATAGTGACTAGATACACAGGGTCGTTTGATAGTTGGAAGAAATTAAGGCAAAAAGGACACTTAAGAGACAGTTCATCATGAGCTGATGGTGACTCTtaacacaggaaaagaaattgtGTTTTCCATCAATTTAGCCAGGAAATGAAACGTGCCTAATTTGATAACCACTTGTTTATTAACACAAACAATAACAAGGAAGGAATGCTGCATGTGAGGACAGCAGCCCCTCAGCAGGGTATAAAAGGGGATGTGGGCAGGGAGACTCCCACTTCCAAACCTTCTACCCACCTTCTTGTAAACCTACCAAGAACCTCCACCTCTAACACCATGGTCAGCTCCTGTTGTGGCTCTGTCTGCTCTGAGGAGGGCTGTGGCCAAAgctgctgccagcccagctgctgCCAAACCACCTGCTGTCAGACCACCTGCTGCCGccccagctgctgtgtgtccagctgctgcAGGCCTTCTTGCTGCATTTCTAGCTGCTGTAGGCCTTCCTGCTGTCGCCCaagctgctgtgtgtccagctgctgcAGGCCCTCTTGCTGCACCTCTAGCTGCTGTCGCCCCATCTGTTGCATTTCTAGCTGCTGCAGGCCCAGCTGCTGTCGCCCaagctgctgtgtgtccagctgctgcAGGCCTTCTTGCTGCACTTCTAGCTGCTGCCGCCCCACCTGTTGTATTTCTAGCTGCTGCAGGCCCAGCTGCTGCCGCCCaagctgctgtgtgtccagctgctACAGACCCCAGTGCTGCCAGTCTGTGTGTTGTCAGCCCACCTGCTGCCGCCCCAGCTGCTGCCGCCCCTGCTGTGGTAGTTCTAGCTGCTGTGGATCTAGCTGCTGCCGTCCTACCTGTTGCATTTCCAGCTGCTGCCGgcccagctgctgtgtgtccagctgctgcCGCCCTACCTGTTGCCAGACCACCTGCTGCAGGACCACCTGTTGCCGCCCAGCATGCTCTAGTGGTTCTTGCTGCTGAGCACCATCACTCATAGTCTTCTGCTCTTCATCACCCAGCATTCCTGATGTAGACCATGTATGAATGCAAGCCCACGAGGCCAGTCAAGCCTCTCTCTTAATATGTTGATTTTTAACCTTCTAACTATATTGTCCCTGTGTCTTTGTCAATGAACAcaagatggattttttttgtgAAATCTGTAAACATTCCTCATCCCTATACTTTGTTTCCTTACCCGTTTTCAAAAACAGATTCTTCCCCCATCTTAAATAAATCATAGTTTTACAAGCATACAACAATACATATGTCTCATGCCTTCTACTTATTTTGCTCATCTCTAACAATGCTAAGAGCACTGCAGATGACTTCAGATGTGTCTGCTCTGTTCCCTCATCTTCTTACATAGGAAGATCTCATATGGCAAGCACAC
This window contains:
- the LOC116078359 gene encoding keratin-associated protein 4-3-like isoform X1; this translates as MVSSCCGSVCSEEGCGQSCCQPSCCQTTCCQTTCCRPSCCVSSCCRPSCCISSCCRPSCCRPSCCVSSCCRPSCCTSSCCRPSCCRPTCCISSCCRPSCCRPSCCVSSCYRPQCCQSVCCQPTCCRPSCCRPCCGSSSCCGSSCCRPTCCISSCCRPSCCVSSCCRPTCCQTTCCRTTCCRPACSSGSCC
- the LOC116078359 gene encoding keratin-associated protein 4-2-like isoform X2, yielding MVSSCCGSVCSEEGCGQSCCQPSCCQTTCCQTTCCRPSCCVSSCCRPSCCISSCCRPSCCRPSCCVSSCCRPSCCRPSCCVSSCYRPQCCQSVCCQPTCCRPSCCRPCCGSSSCCGSSCCRPTCCISSCCRPTCSSGSCC